One Lacunisphaera limnophila DNA window includes the following coding sequences:
- a CDS encoding alpha-E domain-containing protein: MLSRVANSLYWMSRYIERAESIARLVDVNLQMLLDFRNLDDATLNAHWMPIVQSSGDEELFRKLYPKTTGQTVTDFMVFNPANPNSIYSSIGQARENARMVRDQIAVELWEEINRIYLFLNSPRAKKEWRESPSDFFHTIRNASLLLQGLTDATIVRNEGWFFIQVGRYLERADKTSRILDVRHASLPPRGAPDAPSQTDALGWSAVLRSCSAWDAYKALYGAEVQPALVAEFLLLTDDFPRSVRFSVRHLNTVLRRISGVHEGRFSNEAEKLAGRLLAELQFSTADDIFEVGLHNYIDILQGKLNAIGEALFQAYIFQPFQTPDENELRQQEEQQQQQTGPAADLS; the protein is encoded by the coding sequence ATGCTTTCCCGTGTCGCCAATTCCCTTTACTGGATGAGCCGCTACATCGAGCGCGCCGAGAGCATCGCGCGCCTCGTGGACGTGAACCTCCAGATGCTGCTCGATTTCCGCAATCTCGACGACGCCACCCTCAACGCCCACTGGATGCCCATCGTCCAGAGCTCCGGCGACGAGGAGCTCTTCCGGAAACTCTACCCAAAGACCACCGGCCAGACCGTGACCGACTTCATGGTCTTCAACCCGGCCAACCCCAACTCGATCTATTCCTCGATCGGGCAGGCCCGCGAAAATGCCCGCATGGTGCGCGACCAGATCGCCGTCGAGCTCTGGGAGGAGATCAACCGCATCTACCTGTTCCTCAATTCGCCCCGCGCGAAGAAGGAATGGCGGGAGAGCCCCTCGGACTTCTTCCACACCATCCGCAACGCCTCGCTCCTGCTCCAGGGCCTGACCGACGCCACCATCGTCCGCAACGAGGGCTGGTTCTTCATCCAGGTCGGCCGCTACCTCGAGCGCGCCGACAAGACCTCGCGCATTCTCGACGTGCGCCACGCCTCCCTCCCCCCGCGCGGTGCCCCCGACGCCCCCAGCCAGACCGACGCCCTCGGCTGGTCGGCCGTGCTCCGCTCCTGCAGCGCCTGGGATGCCTACAAGGCGCTCTACGGCGCTGAGGTCCAGCCGGCGCTCGTGGCTGAGTTCCTCCTGCTCACCGACGATTTCCCCCGCTCCGTCCGCTTCTCCGTCCGCCACCTCAACACCGTCCTCCGCCGCATCTCCGGCGTCCACGAGGGCCGTTTCAGCAATGAGGCCGAGAAACTCGCCGGCCGCCTGCTCGCCGAGCTCCAGTTCAGCACGGCCGACGACATCTTCGAGGTCGGCCTGCACAACTACATCGACATCCTGCAGGGCAAGCTCAACGCCATTGGCGAGGCCCTCTTCCAGGCCTACATCTTCCAGCCCTTCCAAACCCCCGATGAGAACGAGCTCCGCCAACAGGAGGAGCAGCAACAACAGCAGACCGGCCCCGCCGCCGACCTGTCCTGA
- a CDS encoding circularly permuted type 2 ATP-grasp protein: protein MSSSKPASPAAALPEPFRNYETGNFYDEMLGPDGRVRPHYQHFLKHFGEVGPEDFAAKRNAVDLAFLRQGVTFNVYGDSQGTERIFPFDLVPRIIPASEWEHLEAGLVQRITALNLFLHDIYHEQNIIKDGTIPAHYVMSAKHFRREFMHVKVPRDIYIHICGTDIIRDDKGQYLVLEDNARCPSGVSYVLENRRALKRTFPEIFESGGVRPVENYSQELLKVLQHTAPAGVAEPTVALLTPGPYNSAYFEHTYLARQMGIEIVEGRDLVVRDQHVYMRTTKGLQPVHVIYRRIDDDFLDPTVFRRDSALGVPGLVNAYRAGKVSLANSIGTGVADDKVMYYFVPRIIKYYLDQDPILPNVPTYLASEEADKQYMIENLDKLVVKAANEAGGYGMLMGPHATQAERDEFRTRILADPRNYIGQPMISLSRHPTYCGEAEGFAGRHIDLRPFILYGEKTVIIPGGLTRVALRKGSLVVNSSQGGGSKESWVLYGNH, encoded by the coding sequence ATGTCCTCCAGCAAGCCCGCCTCCCCCGCCGCCGCCCTGCCCGAACCTTTCCGCAACTACGAAACCGGGAACTTTTACGACGAGATGCTGGGCCCCGACGGCCGCGTCCGGCCCCATTACCAGCATTTCCTCAAGCATTTCGGCGAAGTGGGCCCCGAGGACTTCGCCGCCAAGCGCAACGCGGTGGACCTCGCCTTCCTCCGCCAGGGTGTGACCTTCAACGTCTACGGCGACTCCCAGGGCACGGAGCGCATCTTCCCCTTCGACCTCGTGCCGCGCATCATCCCGGCCAGCGAGTGGGAGCACCTCGAGGCCGGCCTCGTCCAGCGCATCACCGCCCTCAATCTCTTCCTGCACGACATCTACCACGAGCAGAACATCATCAAGGACGGCACCATCCCCGCCCACTACGTGATGTCGGCCAAGCATTTCCGCCGCGAGTTCATGCACGTGAAGGTGCCGCGTGACATCTACATCCACATCTGCGGCACCGACATTATCCGCGACGACAAGGGCCAGTACCTCGTCCTCGAGGACAACGCCCGCTGCCCCTCCGGGGTCAGCTACGTGCTGGAAAACCGCCGCGCCCTGAAGCGCACCTTCCCGGAGATCTTCGAGTCGGGCGGCGTCCGCCCGGTGGAGAACTATTCGCAGGAGCTGCTCAAGGTCCTGCAGCACACCGCCCCCGCCGGCGTCGCCGAGCCCACCGTCGCCCTGCTCACGCCCGGGCCCTACAATTCCGCCTACTTCGAGCACACCTACCTCGCCCGCCAGATGGGCATCGAGATCGTCGAGGGCCGCGACCTCGTGGTCCGCGACCAGCACGTGTACATGCGCACCACCAAGGGCCTCCAGCCGGTGCACGTCATCTACCGCCGCATCGACGACGACTTCCTCGACCCGACCGTCTTCCGCCGCGACTCCGCCCTCGGTGTGCCCGGCCTCGTCAACGCCTACCGCGCCGGCAAGGTCTCCCTCGCCAATTCCATCGGCACCGGCGTCGCCGACGACAAGGTGATGTATTATTTCGTCCCCCGCATCATCAAGTACTACCTCGACCAGGACCCGATCCTGCCGAACGTGCCGACCTACCTCGCCAGCGAGGAGGCCGACAAGCAGTACATGATCGAGAACCTGGACAAGCTCGTGGTGAAGGCGGCCAACGAGGCCGGCGGCTACGGCATGCTCATGGGCCCGCACGCCACCCAGGCCGAGCGCGACGAATTCCGCACCCGCATCCTCGCCGACCCCCGCAACTACATCGGCCAGCCGATGATCTCCCTCTCCCGCCATCCCACCTACTGCGGAGAGGCCGAGGGCTTCGCCGGCCGCCACATCGACCTGCGCCCCTTCATCCTCTACGGCGAAAAGACCGTCATCATCCCCGGCGGCCTCACCCGCGTCGCCCTCCGCAAGGGCTCGCTCGTCGTCAATTCCTCGCAAGGCGGCGGCAGCAAGGAATCCTGGGTCCTCTACGGCAACCACTAA
- a CDS encoding HAD family hydrolase, which yields MIRIIGFDADDTLWRNEDIFEQAHERYRALLAKYHPRAEVDRVLFATEMKNLGLYGYGVKGYTLSCVETAITLTRGQVTAGEIEEILATGREMLAHPVELLAGVAAVVPALARDYRLLLITKGDLHHQERKVAASGLAAHFHAIEILSEKDGPAYERVLRRHGVALDEFAMVGNSLKSDILPVLQLGGAGVHVPYHVTWQHEHVEIDPAALPRFRQITSLADLPAVLPQL from the coding sequence ATGATCCGCATCATCGGTTTCGACGCCGACGACACCCTCTGGCGCAACGAGGATATCTTCGAGCAGGCCCATGAGCGCTACCGGGCCCTGCTGGCGAAATACCACCCGCGGGCCGAGGTGGACCGCGTGCTCTTCGCCACCGAGATGAAGAACCTCGGCCTTTATGGCTACGGCGTGAAGGGCTACACCCTCAGCTGCGTCGAGACGGCCATCACCCTGACGCGCGGCCAGGTCACGGCCGGCGAGATCGAGGAGATCCTGGCCACGGGACGGGAGATGCTCGCGCATCCGGTCGAGTTGCTGGCGGGCGTCGCCGCAGTGGTGCCCGCGCTGGCGCGGGACTATCGCCTGCTGCTGATCACCAAGGGCGACCTGCACCACCAGGAACGCAAGGTAGCCGCCTCGGGCCTGGCCGCCCATTTCCACGCGATCGAGATCCTGAGCGAAAAGGACGGCCCCGCCTACGAGCGCGTGCTGCGCCGCCACGGCGTGGCGCTGGACGAGTTCGCGATGGTAGGCAACTCACTCAAGTCCGACATCCTGCCCGTGCTCCAGCTCGGCGGCGCCGGCGTGCACGTGCCCTATCACGTCACCTGGCAGCACGAGCACGTGGAGATCGACCCCGCGGCGCTGCCGCGTTTCCGCCAGATCACGAGTCTCGCCGACTTGCCGGCCGTGTTGCCGCAATTGTGA
- the lnt gene encoding apolipoprotein N-acyltransferase produces the protein MTAPIDLSDPYAPRPTLWERYPQLAWGLAVFASTLLFTVVAFPPVNAGEAAYALVVPAVLWAYRRPSFRHFAWATLGSQVVAWTVLLGWLHHVTWAGLFMLGPFVGLLVGVWFLAAWWAVPRLAGHPVVVRVIVLLGLAGLWVMLEWLRSVLFGGFPWLPLAASQWQRPLVLQSASITGAWGVSFLLVFFGLGVAAYAHRIFFEGMTGLRKRSPEFMVALLLLIGGSFPFLTGLMGGQRVKLAKVALVQPYIPQTQKWDEAFASSVLATLDEVTVAANDRGAPDFILWPEAVTPWALYQDANVQDWLQQVTRKTGKPLLFGSVAAAMPGEDPDSWHNGAFVVDPVGGLSAKHYTKRKLVPFGEYIPLRPVLGWLEKVAPIGGDFTPGLSAAPLSLPGTTGRVPVGVLICYEDIFPNLARESVQAGAEVLAVLTNNAWFGEGGAAYQHAAHSVLRAVENRRPVIRVGNGGWSGWIDEYGTIRATLRSAADSVYFRGGQTVTVNRDLAWRGQQSFYTQHGDWFVLLCAAFTVGAYYVALTLRPPPPRPGGEKVF, from the coding sequence ATGACCGCCCCGATCGACCTGTCCGACCCGTACGCGCCGCGCCCGACCCTGTGGGAACGGTACCCGCAACTCGCGTGGGGCCTAGCCGTGTTTGCGTCCACGCTGTTGTTCACGGTCGTCGCGTTTCCCCCCGTCAACGCCGGCGAGGCCGCCTATGCGCTGGTCGTGCCCGCGGTGCTGTGGGCCTACCGCCGGCCGTCGTTCCGCCACTTTGCCTGGGCCACCCTGGGTTCCCAGGTGGTGGCTTGGACCGTGTTGCTCGGTTGGCTCCACCATGTGACGTGGGCCGGCCTCTTCATGCTCGGGCCCTTTGTCGGGCTGCTGGTCGGGGTCTGGTTCCTGGCCGCGTGGTGGGCGGTGCCGCGGCTGGCCGGGCATCCGGTGGTCGTGCGGGTGATCGTGCTGCTGGGTCTGGCGGGCCTGTGGGTCATGCTGGAGTGGCTGCGCAGCGTGCTCTTCGGCGGGTTTCCATGGCTGCCGCTCGCCGCGAGCCAGTGGCAGCGTCCGCTCGTGCTGCAGAGTGCCTCGATCACGGGCGCCTGGGGCGTGTCCTTCCTGCTGGTGTTTTTCGGCCTCGGCGTGGCGGCCTACGCCCACCGGATTTTCTTCGAGGGCATGACTGGCCTGCGGAAGCGCAGCCCGGAGTTCATGGTCGCGCTGCTCCTGCTCATCGGCGGTTCGTTTCCGTTCCTCACTGGCCTGATGGGCGGCCAGCGGGTCAAGCTCGCCAAGGTGGCGCTGGTGCAGCCCTACATCCCGCAGACCCAGAAGTGGGACGAGGCTTTCGCGAGCAGCGTGCTGGCGACGCTGGACGAGGTAACGGTGGCCGCCAACGACCGCGGGGCGCCCGACTTCATCCTCTGGCCCGAGGCGGTCACGCCGTGGGCACTGTATCAGGATGCGAACGTGCAGGACTGGTTGCAGCAGGTGACGCGCAAGACCGGCAAGCCGCTGTTGTTCGGCTCGGTGGCCGCGGCCATGCCGGGCGAGGACCCGGACAGCTGGCACAACGGCGCCTTTGTCGTGGATCCGGTCGGCGGGTTATCCGCCAAACACTACACCAAGCGGAAGCTCGTGCCCTTCGGGGAATACATCCCGCTGCGCCCGGTGCTCGGCTGGCTGGAGAAAGTGGCCCCCATTGGCGGTGATTTCACGCCGGGTCTTTCCGCCGCGCCGCTGTCCCTGCCCGGCACCACCGGCCGGGTGCCGGTGGGCGTGCTGATCTGTTATGAGGACATTTTCCCCAACCTGGCGCGGGAGAGCGTGCAGGCGGGCGCCGAGGTGCTGGCTGTGCTGACGAACAACGCCTGGTTCGGCGAGGGCGGCGCGGCCTACCAGCACGCGGCCCATTCGGTGCTGCGGGCGGTGGAGAACCGCCGGCCGGTCATCCGCGTCGGCAACGGCGGCTGGAGCGGCTGGATCGACGAGTACGGCACCATCCGGGCCACGCTGCGCAGCGCGGCGGACAGCGTTTATTTCCGCGGCGGCCAGACCGTGACCGTCAACCGCGACCTCGCGTGGCGCGGGCAGCAGAGTTTCTACACGCAGCATGGCGACTGGTTCGTGCTGCTGTGCGCCGCGTTTACCGTGGGCGCGTATTACGTGGCTCTGACGCTGCGGCCGCCGCCGCCGCGGCCGGGCGGCGAGAAAGTGTTTTAG
- the secA gene encoding preprotein translocase subunit SecA: MLSFILKKFAGRHHRKYIEKCRPIVARINEFEQQYQQLTEEQLRAKTEEFRARVKGGETLDQILPEAFAAVKNAARRMCGRSFTVCDHELVWEMVHFDVQLIGGMTLHEGRIAEMATGEGKTLVATLPLYLNALTGKNTQLVTVNDYLARRDSEWMGHLYNFLGISVGCIQQQMHSEQRREMYGRDITYGTASEFGFDYLRDNGMATRKENQVQRDHFYCIVDEIDSILVDEARTPLIISGPAPIEREQPFTRLKPGVEQLVAAQLKLINHLVKDASDLLEKPALTPDERQIAAMKLLQVKLGMPKNKQLLRLQENPEWRKLLDKTDVEMHSDFNKTELYKYKEELFFVIDEKNHQADLTEVGRKKLRPDDPDAFVLPDLASLFIDIEKDTTKSPEEKEQAKRDAQNRYEVVSEDIHALSQLLRAYSIYERDVEYVVQEGKVVIVDENTGRIMSGRRWSDGLHQAVEAKENVTIERETRTYATVTIQNYFRMYEKLAGMTGTAETEATEFNEIYRLAVTQIPTNKPGIRVDLNDSIFKTRRDKYNAVVKQIQEAQARGQPVLVGTVTVEQSEVLSRMLKRANVIHTVLNAKFHQQEAEIVTRAGQRGAVTIATNMAGRGTDIKLGEGVRELGGLFVVGTERHESRRIDRQLRGRCSRQGDPGQTKFFLSLEDDLMRLFLQGNLASKIMEGSMQEGEELEHKWLNYSIESAQKKVEQQNFSIRKRLLQYDDVLNKQREVIYGIRNAALHSDRPKDIIFEMIEEEIASRLEAANYGGKGDANATNLEALVGWLNSHFPVSAKVDELTGDLETLLKALVERIRKAYALKESVEDQAALGGLERYIVINAIDHHWQEHLTEMEELRRSIGLRSYGQKDPLSEYKGEAFRFFEELMNNVRLQICTSLFRSATNRDAFENLFAILSRSARMQGPAAAPTALGAAAASAAPAGEAPAAAAPEITLPAVTIRRETPKVGRNDPCPCGSGKKFKNCHGA; encoded by the coding sequence ATGCTCAGTTTCATCCTTAAGAAGTTCGCCGGCAGGCATCACCGGAAATACATCGAGAAGTGCCGCCCCATCGTCGCTCGGATCAACGAGTTTGAGCAGCAATACCAGCAGCTCACCGAGGAGCAGCTCCGGGCCAAGACCGAGGAGTTTCGCGCCCGCGTGAAGGGTGGCGAGACCCTCGATCAGATCCTGCCCGAGGCCTTTGCCGCGGTGAAGAACGCCGCCCGCCGCATGTGCGGCCGCTCGTTCACGGTGTGCGACCACGAGCTTGTCTGGGAAATGGTGCATTTCGACGTCCAGCTGATCGGCGGCATGACCCTGCACGAGGGTCGCATCGCCGAGATGGCCACGGGCGAGGGCAAGACCCTCGTCGCGACGCTGCCCCTCTACCTCAACGCCCTCACCGGCAAGAACACCCAGCTCGTCACGGTCAACGACTACCTCGCCCGCCGCGACTCCGAGTGGATGGGGCACCTCTACAACTTCCTCGGCATCTCCGTGGGCTGCATCCAGCAGCAGATGCATTCCGAGCAGCGCCGCGAGATGTACGGCCGCGACATCACCTACGGCACCGCCTCCGAGTTCGGCTTCGACTACCTCCGCGACAACGGCATGGCCACGCGCAAGGAGAACCAGGTGCAGCGCGACCACTTCTACTGCATCGTGGACGAGATCGACTCCATCCTCGTCGACGAGGCGCGCACGCCGCTGATCATCTCCGGCCCGGCCCCGATCGAGCGCGAGCAGCCCTTCACCCGGCTCAAGCCCGGCGTCGAGCAGCTCGTCGCCGCCCAGCTCAAGCTCATCAACCACCTCGTCAAGGACGCCTCCGACCTGCTCGAGAAGCCGGCCCTCACCCCCGACGAGCGCCAGATCGCCGCGATGAAGCTGCTCCAGGTCAAGCTGGGCATGCCCAAGAACAAGCAGCTCCTCCGCCTCCAGGAAAACCCGGAGTGGCGCAAGCTCCTCGACAAGACCGACGTCGAGATGCACAGCGACTTCAACAAGACCGAGCTCTACAAGTACAAGGAGGAGCTCTTCTTCGTCATCGACGAGAAGAACCACCAGGCCGACCTCACCGAGGTGGGCCGCAAGAAGCTCCGCCCCGACGATCCCGACGCCTTCGTGCTGCCCGACCTGGCGAGCCTGTTCATCGACATCGAGAAGGACACCACGAAGTCGCCCGAGGAAAAGGAACAGGCCAAGCGCGATGCCCAGAACCGCTACGAGGTCGTGTCCGAGGACATCCACGCCCTTTCCCAGCTGCTCCGCGCCTATTCCATCTACGAGCGCGACGTCGAATACGTCGTGCAGGAAGGCAAGGTCGTCATCGTCGACGAGAACACCGGCCGCATCATGTCGGGCCGCCGCTGGTCCGACGGCCTGCACCAGGCGGTCGAGGCCAAGGAAAACGTCACGATCGAGCGCGAGACGCGCACCTACGCCACGGTCACGATCCAGAATTACTTCCGCATGTACGAGAAGCTCGCGGGCATGACCGGCACCGCCGAGACCGAGGCCACCGAGTTCAACGAGATCTACCGCCTTGCCGTCACCCAGATCCCGACCAACAAGCCGGGCATCCGCGTCGACCTGAACGACTCGATCTTCAAGACCCGCCGCGACAAGTACAACGCGGTCGTGAAGCAGATCCAGGAGGCGCAGGCCCGCGGCCAGCCCGTGCTCGTCGGCACCGTCACCGTCGAGCAATCCGAGGTGCTCAGCCGCATGCTGAAGCGCGCGAACGTCATCCACACCGTCCTCAACGCGAAGTTCCACCAGCAGGAGGCCGAGATCGTCACCCGCGCCGGCCAGCGCGGCGCCGTCACCATCGCCACCAACATGGCGGGCCGCGGCACCGACATCAAGCTGGGCGAGGGCGTCCGCGAGCTCGGCGGCCTGTTCGTCGTCGGCACGGAGCGCCACGAGTCCCGCCGCATCGACCGCCAGCTGCGCGGCCGCTGCTCGCGCCAGGGCGACCCCGGCCAGACCAAGTTCTTCCTCTCGCTCGAGGACGACCTCATGCGCCTCTTCCTCCAGGGCAACCTGGCCTCCAAGATCATGGAGGGCTCCATGCAGGAGGGCGAGGAGCTTGAGCACAAGTGGCTCAACTACTCCATCGAGTCCGCGCAGAAGAAGGTCGAGCAGCAGAACTTCTCGATCCGCAAGCGCCTGCTCCAGTACGACGACGTGCTCAACAAGCAGCGCGAGGTCATCTACGGCATCCGCAACGCCGCCCTGCACAGCGACCGCCCGAAGGACATCATCTTCGAGATGATCGAGGAGGAGATCGCGAGCCGCCTCGAGGCCGCCAACTACGGCGGCAAGGGCGATGCCAACGCCACGAACCTCGAGGCCCTCGTCGGCTGGCTCAACTCGCACTTTCCCGTCAGCGCCAAGGTCGACGAGCTCACCGGCGACCTCGAGACGCTCCTCAAGGCCCTCGTGGAGCGCATCCGCAAGGCCTACGCCCTCAAGGAATCCGTCGAGGACCAGGCCGCCCTGGGCGGCCTCGAGCGCTACATTGTCATCAACGCCATCGACCACCACTGGCAGGAGCACCTGACCGAGATGGAGGAGCTGCGCCGCTCCATCGGCCTGCGCAGCTACGGCCAGAAGGACCCGCTGTCCGAGTACAAGGGCGAGGCCTTCCGCTTCTTCGAGGAGCTGATGAACAACGTGCGCCTGCAGATCTGCACGAGCCTCTTCCGCTCGGCGACCAACCGCGACGCCTTCGAGAACCTCTTCGCCATCCTCTCGCGCTCCGCGCGCATGCAGGGCCCGGCTGCCGCGCCCACCGCGCTCGGCGCCGCCGCCGCGTCGGCCGCCCCCGCGGGCGAGGCGCCTGCCGCCGCCGCGCCGGAGATCACGCTGCCGGCCGTCACGATCCGTCGCGAGACCCCCAAGGTCGGCCGCAACGACCCGTGCCCCTGCGGCTCCGGCAAGAAATTCAAGAACTGCCACGGGGCTTAA
- a CDS encoding transglutaminase family protein, translated as MKLHVLHRTRFKYGANVHESFNEARLQPVTAGAQVCHSFVLKVLPTSRLSHYLDFHLNYVHLFEVNQPHTDLMVEANSVVTTGDEATLPAGLTPAPMSRLAECARLERCYDFLQSSTYVEVSAELWRLAIDATDGQTDVWQAAQAVMRYINREFRYQPAVTHAHTHMREVLEKRAGVCQDFAHVMLGLCRALKIPARYVSGYLYNGPADQLKGAQASHAWVEVYVLGHGWCGLDPTNNRAADSHYVKVATGRDFADVSPLKGTYRGTAKRELTVDVLVSRLEESEATPAGAVAEHGGV; from the coding sequence ATGAAACTTCACGTCCTTCACCGCACCCGTTTCAAGTACGGCGCGAACGTCCACGAAAGCTTCAACGAGGCCCGGCTGCAGCCCGTCACGGCCGGCGCGCAGGTCTGCCACAGCTTTGTCCTCAAGGTCCTGCCGACCTCCCGGCTGTCGCACTACCTCGATTTCCACCTCAACTACGTCCATCTCTTCGAGGTCAACCAGCCCCACACCGACCTGATGGTCGAGGCCAACTCCGTCGTCACCACGGGCGACGAGGCCACCCTGCCCGCCGGGCTCACGCCCGCGCCCATGTCCCGGCTCGCCGAGTGCGCCCGCCTGGAGCGCTGCTACGATTTCCTCCAGTCCAGCACCTACGTCGAGGTCTCCGCCGAGCTCTGGCGCCTGGCGATTGATGCCACCGACGGGCAGACGGATGTCTGGCAGGCCGCCCAGGCGGTCATGCGCTACATCAACCGCGAATTCCGCTACCAGCCCGCCGTCACCCACGCCCACACGCACATGCGCGAGGTGCTCGAGAAGCGTGCCGGCGTCTGCCAGGATTTCGCCCATGTCATGCTCGGCCTCTGCCGCGCGCTCAAGATCCCCGCCCGCTACGTCAGCGGCTACCTCTACAACGGTCCCGCCGACCAGCTGAAGGGCGCCCAGGCCAGCCACGCGTGGGTCGAGGTCTACGTGCTCGGCCACGGCTGGTGCGGCCTCGACCCCACCAACAACCGGGCCGCCGACAGTCACTATGTGAAGGTCGCCACCGGCCGCGACTTCGCCGACGTCTCCCCGCTGAAAGGCACCTACCGCGGCACCGCCAAGCGCGAGCTGACCGTGGACGTGCTCGTCTCACGCCTTGAGGAATCGGAAGCGACGCCGGCCGGCGCCGTCGCCGAACACGGCGGGGTTTGA
- a CDS encoding purine nucleoside permease yields MTSLSAAELIRPKVIVVVTFEYGMSMGDKPGEFQLWAEREKLTQTMTVPGLDHPVHFNDQGVYGVVSGTTVRASLQIQALGFDPRFDLSQSYWLVNGIAGVSPHVATEGSAAWARHVIDGDIAYEIDTREAPADWPYGIMALGNKTPLTPPVIPGWAPKPMAWTLNPALVEWAYELTKNVELHDTLEAQAHRALYVGFPAAQAAPSVLYGDSFGSCRYWHGAALQKWADDWTRLYTGGKGSCAMSNMEDHGIANALERLAALKKVDFQRVLFLRTGSNFSMPPTGQTAADSMVAEYQGMMPALEAAYRTGSPVVHALVKDWAKYADVIPGK; encoded by the coding sequence ATGACTTCCCTGTCCGCCGCTGAATTGATCCGCCCCAAGGTCATCGTCGTCGTCACGTTCGAGTACGGGATGAGCATGGGCGACAAGCCGGGTGAATTCCAGCTGTGGGCTGAGCGCGAGAAACTCACGCAGACCATGACCGTGCCCGGGCTGGATCATCCGGTGCACTTCAATGACCAAGGGGTCTACGGCGTCGTGTCCGGCACCACCGTGCGCGCCAGCCTGCAGATCCAGGCGCTCGGCTTCGATCCGCGCTTCGACCTGTCGCAGTCCTACTGGCTGGTGAACGGCATCGCCGGCGTCAGCCCGCACGTCGCCACCGAGGGCAGCGCGGCGTGGGCGCGGCACGTCATCGACGGCGACATCGCCTACGAGATCGACACTCGCGAGGCCCCGGCGGACTGGCCCTATGGCATCATGGCGCTGGGCAACAAGACGCCGCTGACCCCGCCGGTTATTCCTGGCTGGGCGCCGAAGCCGATGGCCTGGACGCTCAATCCCGCCCTGGTCGAATGGGCCTATGAACTCACGAAGAACGTGGAGCTCCACGACACCCTCGAGGCCCAGGCGCACCGGGCGCTCTATGTGGGATTTCCCGCGGCGCAGGCGGCGCCCAGCGTGCTCTACGGCGATAGCTTCGGCTCCTGCCGTTACTGGCACGGGGCGGCCCTGCAAAAATGGGCCGACGACTGGACGCGGCTCTACACCGGCGGCAAGGGCAGTTGCGCGATGTCGAACATGGAGGACCACGGCATCGCGAACGCGCTCGAGCGGCTCGCTGCGCTCAAGAAAGTGGATTTCCAGCGCGTGCTCTTCCTGCGCACGGGCAGCAATTTCTCGATGCCGCCCACGGGCCAGACCGCGGCCGACAGCATGGTGGCCGAGTACCAGGGCATGATGCCCGCCCTGGAGGCGGCATACCGCACGGGCAGCCCGGTGGTGCACGCGCTCGTCAAGGACTGGGCGAAATACGCGGACGTTATCCCGGGCAAGTAG
- a CDS encoding UDP-glucuronic acid decarboxylase family protein, translating to MRILITGGAGFLGSHLCDKLLAQDHEIICLDNLFTGSKSNIAHLLKHPKFEFVRHDVTDPFKYEVDQIYNLACPASPPHYQFNPIKTTKTSVMGAINCLGLAKRVKARVFQASTSEVYGDPSVHPQPESYWGNVNPIGRRSCYDEGKRCAETLFFDYHRENKVDIRVVRIFNTYGPRMHPNDGRVVSNFIVQALKGIDLTVYGDGSQTRSFCYVDDLLEGFVRLMNQTETVGPVNIGNPGEFTMLELAEQVLKLTKSKSKIVHKPLPADDPKQRRPDITLAKKHLKWEPKVPLAEGLKKTIAYFKTKV from the coding sequence ATGCGCATTCTCATCACCGGCGGGGCCGGCTTTCTGGGCAGCCACCTGTGCGACAAGCTGCTCGCCCAAGATCACGAGATCATCTGTCTCGACAATCTTTTCACCGGCTCGAAGTCCAACATCGCCCACCTGCTGAAGCACCCGAAGTTCGAGTTCGTCCGGCACGATGTCACCGACCCATTCAAGTATGAGGTGGACCAGATCTACAACCTCGCCTGCCCGGCCTCGCCCCCGCACTACCAGTTCAACCCGATCAAGACCACGAAGACCTCGGTGATGGGGGCGATCAACTGTCTCGGCCTCGCCAAGCGGGTCAAGGCGCGCGTCTTCCAGGCTTCGACGTCCGAGGTGTACGGCGACCCGTCGGTGCACCCGCAGCCGGAAAGCTACTGGGGCAACGTCAACCCCATCGGCCGCCGCTCCTGCTACGACGAGGGCAAGCGCTGCGCCGAGACGCTCTTCTTCGACTACCACCGCGAGAACAAGGTGGATATCCGCGTCGTGCGCATCTTCAACACCTACGGCCCGCGCATGCACCCGAACGACGGCCGCGTCGTTTCCAATTTCATCGTCCAGGCGCTCAAAGGGATTGACCTCACGGTCTACGGCGACGGCTCGCAGACGCGCTCCTTCTGCTACGTTGACGACCTGCTCGAGGGCTTCGTGCGCCTGATGAACCAGACCGAGACCGTCGGTCCGGTGAACATCGGCAACCCCGGCGAGTTCACGATGCTCGAGCTGGCCGAGCAGGTGCTGAAGCTGACGAAGAGCAAATCCAAGATCGTCCACAAACCGTTGCCCGCCGACGACCCAAAGCAGCGCCGGCCCGACATCACGCTCGCCAAGAAACACCTCAAGTGGGAACCCAAGGTCCCGCTCGCCGAGGGCCTCAAGAAGACCATCGCCTACTTCAAGACGAAGGTGTGA